A window of Rhinolophus ferrumequinum isolate MPI-CBG mRhiFer1 chromosome X, mRhiFer1_v1.p, whole genome shotgun sequence contains these coding sequences:
- the LOC117024857 gene encoding putative P2Y purinoceptor 10, with translation MGCNGTSSNETNCDVTNVTFQYSLYATTYTLIFIPGLLANSAALWVLCRYINKKNKAIIFMINLSVADLAHVLSLPLRIYYYISHHWPFQKTLCLLCFYLKYLNMYASICFLTCISLQRCFFLLKPFRARDWKRRYDVGISAAIWVVVGTVCLSFPIMRSTDLANHNESCFADLGYKRMNAVALVGMITVAELAGFVVPVVIIAWCTWKTTISLRQPSMAFQGISERQKALRMVFMCAAVFVICFTPYHINFIFYTMVKEAIISSPSIVKSTLYFHPFSLCLASLCCVLDPILYYFMASEFRDQLSRHGSSVTRSRLMSRESGSSMIG, from the coding sequence ATGGGTTGCAACGGTACAAGCAGTAATGAGACTAACTGCGATGTCACTAATGTAACATTTCAATACTCTCTCTATGCAACCACCTACACCCTCATATTCATCCCTGGTCTTCTGGCCAACAGTGCAGCCTTGTGGGTTCTGTGCCGCtacatcaacaagaaaaataaagccatcaTTTTCATGATCAACCTCTCCGTGGCTGATCTTGCCCATGTGCTGTCCTTACCCCTCCGGATTTACTATTACATCAGCCATCACTGGCCTTTCCAAAAGACCCTTTGCCTGCTGTGCTTCTACCTGAAGTATCTCAACATGTATGCCAGCATTTGCTTCCTGACATGCATCAGCCTTCAGAGATGCTTCTTTCTCCTCAAGCCCTTCAGGGCCAGAGACTGGAAGCGTAGGTATGATGTGGGCATCAGTGCTGCCATCTGGGTCGTAGTGGGGACTGTATGTTTGTCATTTCCCATCATGAGAAGCACAGACTTAGCCAACCACAATGAGTCCTGCTTTGCTGATCTTGGATACAAGCGAATGAATGCAGTGGCTTTGGTTGGGATGATTACAGTTGCTGAGCTGGCAGGATTTGTGGTCCCAGTAGTCATCATAGCATGGTGTACCTGGAAAACTACCATATCCTTGAGACAACCATCAATGGCTTTCCAAGGAATTAGTGAGAGGCAGAAAGCACTGCGGATGGTTTTCATGTGTGCTGCAGTCTTCGTCATATGCTTCACTCCCTATcatattaactttatattttacacCATGGTAAAGGAAGCCATCATTAGCAGTCCTTCCATTGTCAAAAGCACACTGTATTTTCACCCTTTTTCTCTATGTCTTGCAAGTCTCTGCTGCGTTTTGGATCCAATTCTCTATTACTTCATGGCCTCAGAGTTTCGTGACCAACTATCCCGCCATGGCAGTTCTGTGACCCGTTCCCGCCTCATGAGCAGGGAGAGTGGTTCATCAATGAttggctaa